One Clarias gariepinus isolate MV-2021 ecotype Netherlands chromosome 18, CGAR_prim_01v2, whole genome shotgun sequence genomic window carries:
- the LOC128506414 gene encoding proto-oncogene vav-like isoform X1, with amino-acid sequence MMELWRQCATWLIQCRVLPDTHRVTWDSAQVCELAQALRDGVLLCHLLNNLLPHSVNLREINLRPQMSQFLCLKNIRTFLSACHERFGIKKSELFEAFDLFDVRDFAKVIDTLSILSQTSVAVQNGLRPFPNEACVGDDDIYNGLSDQMDDTVDEDDDLYDCVEDEENEGDDIYEDLMRTEETPETQQKCEVDKRSCCLQEISQTEEKYSQTLESILHHFMRPLQAFLGPDDIENIFMNIEDLANTHRCLLREVQTSICSYGAETLHQVFIDYKEKLLLYGRYCSQVETATKQLDKISSVREDVRMKLEECSMRANSGRFSLRDLLMVPMQRVLKYHLLLQELMKHTVNPSDKENLRTALDAMRDLAQCVNEVKRDNEIIRQITAFQLCIENMTQSLALFGRPKIDGELKICGPDKKSKQDRYAFLFDKALLVCKKRSGEIMELKELIDLQQYQLRDEPTGDKENKKWTHTFLLMDSYGQGGYDLYFKTRELKKKWLEQFEMALSNMCPENSTANGHDFQMHCFEQTTSCKACQMLLRGIFYQGYRCTRCKMAAHKECLGRVPPCGRNAENSVTTKKSKSRSATSRQTKPGLPKMEVCNDYYGMPPPPVAFGQPLHLAVGDVIELTRADVDLQWWEGRNLTVSEVGWFPCSKVQPFLPRAPPDLTGFLWFAGTMDRTQAKSLLISRSDGTFLIRQKDGGEFAISLKFNMDIRHIKITLAEGLYRINEKKAFKGLIELVNYYQENSLKECFKDVDTRLQIPFKQPEQSTSSPSHGYTHAPTRGMSERYFGTAKVRYDFSARDRTELSLREGDTVKIISKKAHNGWWKGEVYGRVGLFPANYVEEEHSDYC; translated from the exons ATGATGGAGCTGTGGAGGCAGTGCGCTACGTGGCTCATCCAGTGCCGAGTTCTTCCCGATACCCACAGAGTGACCTGGGACAGCGCACAG gtttgcGAGTTAGCCCAGGCGCTCAGAGATGGAGTTCTTCTTTGTCACCTCCTGAATAATCTCCTCCCTCACTCGGTCAATCTGCGTGAGATCAACCTGCGTCCTCAGATGTCTCAG ttcctGTGTCTGAAGAACATCAGGACATTTCTATCAGCGTGTCACGAGCGCTTCGGGATAAAGAAGAGTGAACTGTTTGAGGCCTTTGACCTTTTCGATGTCAGAGATTTTGCCAAG GTGATCGATACGCTGTCCATCCTCTCTCAGACCTCCGTAGCTGTTCAGAACGGCCTCAG GCCGTTTCCTAATGAAGCGTGTGTTGGAGATGACGACATCTACAATGGCCTCTCTGACCAAATGGA tGACACAgtggatgaggatgatgatctGTATGACTGTGTGGAGGATGAAGAGAATGAGGGAGACGACATTTATGAAGACCTGATGAGAACTGAGGAAACACctgagaca caaCAGAAATGTGAAGTAGACAAGAGAAGCTGCTGCCTTCAGGAGATCAGTCAGACTGAGGAGAAATACTCACAGACGCTGGAGTCTATACTACAT cacTTTATGAGGCCACTGCAGGCTTTCCTTGGTCCAGATGACATCGAAAACATCTTCATGAATATAGAG gaCTTAGCTAATACACACCGTTGTTTGCTGAGAGAGGTCCAGACATCGATATGCTCTTATGGAGCGGAGACTCTTCACCAGGTCTTTATCGATTATAAAGAGAA GTTGTTGCTGTACGGCCGCTACTGCAGTCAAGTCGAAACAGCCACCAAACAACTGGACAAAATCTCCAGCGTGAGGGAAGACGTCCGGATGAAACTGGAG gagtgTTCAATGAGGGCGAACAGTGGACGTTTCTCTCTCAGAGACCTTCTGATGGTTCCTATGCAGAGGGTGTTAAAGTATCACTTGCTGCTGCAg GAACTTATGAAGCACACAGTGAATCCCAGTGATAAGGAAAACCTACGCACTGCACTGGACGCCATGAGG gatctCGCTCAGTGTGTAAACGAGGTGAAGAGGGACAATGAAATAATTCGTCAGATCACAGCTTTTCAGCTCTGTATCGAGAACATG ACTCAGTCCCTCGCACTTTTTGGCCGCCCAAAGATTGATGGAGAGCTGAAGATCTGTGGACCTGACAAGAAATCAAAGCAGGACAG GTATGCGTTCCTGTTTGATAAAGCCCTACTGGTGTGTAAGAAGCGCAGTGGGGAGATTATGGAGCTGAAAGAACTCATTGACCTGCAGCAATACCAACTGAGAGATGAACCAACCGgagacaaagaaaataaaaag tggacACATACCTTCTTGCTAATGGATTCATATGGCCAGGGTGGTTATGATCTTTACTTCAAGACACGTGAGCTGAAGAAGAAGTGGCTAGAACAGTTCGAGATGGCTCT GTCTAACATGTGTCCAGAGAACAGCACGGCCAATGGCCATGACTTCCAGATGCACTGTTTTGAGCAGACCACTTCCTGTAAAGCCTGTCAGATGTTGCTCAG GGGGATCTTCTACCAGGGCTACCGCTGCACCCGCTGTAAAATGGCCGCCCATAAGGAGTGTCTTGGACGCGTTCCTCCATGTGGACGCAATGCAG aaaacTCTGTGACTACGAAAAAG aGCAAGTCCAGATCTGCCACTTCGAGACAGACTAAACCGG GTCTTCCTAAGATGGAGGTGTGTAATGATTATTACGGCATGCCACCGCCCCCTGTGGCGTTCGGCCAGCCGCTGCATCTTGCTGTGGGTGATGTCATAGAGCTGACGCGCGCTGACGTTGACTTGCAGTGGTGGGAG ggcaGGAATCTGACAGTAAGTGAGGTTGGCTGGTTCCCCTGCAGTAAAGTTCAACCCTTTTTACCG AGAGCACCTCCAGACCTTACAGGATTCCtctg gttTGCGGGTACCATGGACCGTACTCAGGCCAAGAGTCTACTGATCTCTCGATCTGATGGGACTTTCCTGATTAGGCAAAAGGATGGAGGGGAGTTCGCCATCAGCCtcaa GTTCAACATGGACATCCGGCACATTAAGATCACTCTGGCTGAAGGTCTCTACAGAATCAATGAAAAGAAAGCCTTTAAAGGGCTCATT GAACTGGTTAATTATTACCAGGAGAATTCCCTGAAGGAGTGTTTTAAAGACGTGGACACTCGACTGCAGATTCCGTTCAAACAGCCAGAGCAGAGCACGTCCTCACCCTCACATGGATACACACACGCGCCTACCAGAg gtatgaGCGAGCGTTATTTTGGCACAGCTAAAGTGCGCTACGATTTCTCAGCGAGGGATCGGACCGAGCTGTCTCTCAGAGAGGGGGACACGGTGAAGATCATCTCGAAGAAAGCACACAATGGCTGGTGGAAAGGAGAGGTCTATGGCCGG gtTGGACTGTTTCCTGCGAACTATGTAGAAGAGGAACATTCAGATTACTGCTGA
- the LOC128506414 gene encoding proto-oncogene vav-like isoform X2: MMELWRQCATWLIQCRVLPDTHRVTWDSAQVCELAQALRDGVLLCHLLNNLLPHSVNLREINLRPQMSQFLCLKNIRTFLSACHERFGIKKSELFEAFDLFDVRDFAKVIDTLSILSQTSVAVQNGLRPFPNEACVGDDDIYNGLSDQMDDTVDEDDDLYDCVEDEENEGDDIYEDLMRTEETPETKCEVDKRSCCLQEISQTEEKYSQTLESILHHFMRPLQAFLGPDDIENIFMNIEDLANTHRCLLREVQTSICSYGAETLHQVFIDYKEKLLLYGRYCSQVETATKQLDKISSVREDVRMKLEECSMRANSGRFSLRDLLMVPMQRVLKYHLLLQELMKHTVNPSDKENLRTALDAMRDLAQCVNEVKRDNEIIRQITAFQLCIENMTQSLALFGRPKIDGELKICGPDKKSKQDRYAFLFDKALLVCKKRSGEIMELKELIDLQQYQLRDEPTGDKENKKWTHTFLLMDSYGQGGYDLYFKTRELKKKWLEQFEMALSNMCPENSTANGHDFQMHCFEQTTSCKACQMLLRGIFYQGYRCTRCKMAAHKECLGRVPPCGRNAENSVTTKKSKSRSATSRQTKPGLPKMEVCNDYYGMPPPPVAFGQPLHLAVGDVIELTRADVDLQWWEGRNLTVSEVGWFPCSKVQPFLPRAPPDLTGFLWFAGTMDRTQAKSLLISRSDGTFLIRQKDGGEFAISLKFNMDIRHIKITLAEGLYRINEKKAFKGLIELVNYYQENSLKECFKDVDTRLQIPFKQPEQSTSSPSHGYTHAPTRGMSERYFGTAKVRYDFSARDRTELSLREGDTVKIISKKAHNGWWKGEVYGRVGLFPANYVEEEHSDYC; the protein is encoded by the exons ATGATGGAGCTGTGGAGGCAGTGCGCTACGTGGCTCATCCAGTGCCGAGTTCTTCCCGATACCCACAGAGTGACCTGGGACAGCGCACAG gtttgcGAGTTAGCCCAGGCGCTCAGAGATGGAGTTCTTCTTTGTCACCTCCTGAATAATCTCCTCCCTCACTCGGTCAATCTGCGTGAGATCAACCTGCGTCCTCAGATGTCTCAG ttcctGTGTCTGAAGAACATCAGGACATTTCTATCAGCGTGTCACGAGCGCTTCGGGATAAAGAAGAGTGAACTGTTTGAGGCCTTTGACCTTTTCGATGTCAGAGATTTTGCCAAG GTGATCGATACGCTGTCCATCCTCTCTCAGACCTCCGTAGCTGTTCAGAACGGCCTCAG GCCGTTTCCTAATGAAGCGTGTGTTGGAGATGACGACATCTACAATGGCCTCTCTGACCAAATGGA tGACACAgtggatgaggatgatgatctGTATGACTGTGTGGAGGATGAAGAGAATGAGGGAGACGACATTTATGAAGACCTGATGAGAACTGAGGAAACACctgagaca AAATGTGAAGTAGACAAGAGAAGCTGCTGCCTTCAGGAGATCAGTCAGACTGAGGAGAAATACTCACAGACGCTGGAGTCTATACTACAT cacTTTATGAGGCCACTGCAGGCTTTCCTTGGTCCAGATGACATCGAAAACATCTTCATGAATATAGAG gaCTTAGCTAATACACACCGTTGTTTGCTGAGAGAGGTCCAGACATCGATATGCTCTTATGGAGCGGAGACTCTTCACCAGGTCTTTATCGATTATAAAGAGAA GTTGTTGCTGTACGGCCGCTACTGCAGTCAAGTCGAAACAGCCACCAAACAACTGGACAAAATCTCCAGCGTGAGGGAAGACGTCCGGATGAAACTGGAG gagtgTTCAATGAGGGCGAACAGTGGACGTTTCTCTCTCAGAGACCTTCTGATGGTTCCTATGCAGAGGGTGTTAAAGTATCACTTGCTGCTGCAg GAACTTATGAAGCACACAGTGAATCCCAGTGATAAGGAAAACCTACGCACTGCACTGGACGCCATGAGG gatctCGCTCAGTGTGTAAACGAGGTGAAGAGGGACAATGAAATAATTCGTCAGATCACAGCTTTTCAGCTCTGTATCGAGAACATG ACTCAGTCCCTCGCACTTTTTGGCCGCCCAAAGATTGATGGAGAGCTGAAGATCTGTGGACCTGACAAGAAATCAAAGCAGGACAG GTATGCGTTCCTGTTTGATAAAGCCCTACTGGTGTGTAAGAAGCGCAGTGGGGAGATTATGGAGCTGAAAGAACTCATTGACCTGCAGCAATACCAACTGAGAGATGAACCAACCGgagacaaagaaaataaaaag tggacACATACCTTCTTGCTAATGGATTCATATGGCCAGGGTGGTTATGATCTTTACTTCAAGACACGTGAGCTGAAGAAGAAGTGGCTAGAACAGTTCGAGATGGCTCT GTCTAACATGTGTCCAGAGAACAGCACGGCCAATGGCCATGACTTCCAGATGCACTGTTTTGAGCAGACCACTTCCTGTAAAGCCTGTCAGATGTTGCTCAG GGGGATCTTCTACCAGGGCTACCGCTGCACCCGCTGTAAAATGGCCGCCCATAAGGAGTGTCTTGGACGCGTTCCTCCATGTGGACGCAATGCAG aaaacTCTGTGACTACGAAAAAG aGCAAGTCCAGATCTGCCACTTCGAGACAGACTAAACCGG GTCTTCCTAAGATGGAGGTGTGTAATGATTATTACGGCATGCCACCGCCCCCTGTGGCGTTCGGCCAGCCGCTGCATCTTGCTGTGGGTGATGTCATAGAGCTGACGCGCGCTGACGTTGACTTGCAGTGGTGGGAG ggcaGGAATCTGACAGTAAGTGAGGTTGGCTGGTTCCCCTGCAGTAAAGTTCAACCCTTTTTACCG AGAGCACCTCCAGACCTTACAGGATTCCtctg gttTGCGGGTACCATGGACCGTACTCAGGCCAAGAGTCTACTGATCTCTCGATCTGATGGGACTTTCCTGATTAGGCAAAAGGATGGAGGGGAGTTCGCCATCAGCCtcaa GTTCAACATGGACATCCGGCACATTAAGATCACTCTGGCTGAAGGTCTCTACAGAATCAATGAAAAGAAAGCCTTTAAAGGGCTCATT GAACTGGTTAATTATTACCAGGAGAATTCCCTGAAGGAGTGTTTTAAAGACGTGGACACTCGACTGCAGATTCCGTTCAAACAGCCAGAGCAGAGCACGTCCTCACCCTCACATGGATACACACACGCGCCTACCAGAg gtatgaGCGAGCGTTATTTTGGCACAGCTAAAGTGCGCTACGATTTCTCAGCGAGGGATCGGACCGAGCTGTCTCTCAGAGAGGGGGACACGGTGAAGATCATCTCGAAGAAAGCACACAATGGCTGGTGGAAAGGAGAGGTCTATGGCCGG gtTGGACTGTTTCCTGCGAACTATGTAGAAGAGGAACATTCAGATTACTGCTGA